One Bacteroidota bacterium DNA segment encodes these proteins:
- a CDS encoding CBS domain-containing protein: MKISASIYSSKESEREGLIKMFDEHNIDSFHVDCNDDIGVFDDIKEIRKLSSTPFDLHIISSEPEKFYPLIAKYNIEYVTFQYEELKNSIDIPDYVKAECGLAIVTETDISVFDKYHDKFSHILFMATTPGKSGGSFNKENFQKISRFKQKYPKKKIHIDGGVNAELSFIFRNVGVNLIVVGSYLFKSNYIGASLLNLKSDNIKSHYLVKDFMKKTNLPLMIDSGNSFLDVLKAIEKYNLGFIIITNSDNKMLGIITNADIRRGMIKYFDEIDKVTIKDIINSNPVFIYENKTVSDLLQLANSINFPLLYLPVTDKNKKVVGTLSFNKLIQSEL, translated from the coding sequence ATGAAAATATCAGCATCAATATATTCAAGTAAAGAAAGCGAAAGGGAAGGTTTGATAAAAATGTTTGATGAACATAATATCGATTCTTTTCATGTGGATTGCAATGATGATATTGGTGTTTTTGATGATATTAAAGAAATTCGAAAATTAAGTTCCACACCTTTCGACCTTCATATTATTTCCTCTGAGCCTGAAAAATTTTATCCACTCATTGCCAAGTACAATATCGAATATGTTACTTTTCAGTATGAAGAATTAAAAAATTCAATTGATATTCCTGACTATGTAAAAGCTGAATGTGGATTAGCAATAGTTACTGAAACAGATATTAGTGTTTTTGATAAATATCATGATAAATTTTCCCATATTCTATTTATGGCAACAACTCCGGGCAAAAGCGGAGGTAGTTTTAATAAAGAAAATTTTCAAAAGATATCACGTTTCAAACAAAAATATCCTAAGAAAAAAATTCATATTGACGGTGGCGTTAATGCTGAACTATCTTTCATTTTTAGAAATGTAGGTGTTAATCTTATTGTTGTGGGTTCATATCTTTTTAAGTCAAATTACATTGGAGCATCTTTGCTTAACTTAAAAAGTGATAACATAAAATCTCATTATCTCGTTAAAGATTTTATGAAAAAAACTAATCTTCCATTAATGATAGATTCAGGAAATAGTTTTTTAGATGTTCTTAAAGCAATTGAAAAATATAATTTAGGATTTATAATTATTACAAACTCCGACAACAAAATGCTTGGCATTATTACAAATGCTGATATCAGGCGTGGAATGATAAAATATTTTGATGAAATTGATAAAGTAACAATCAAAGATATTATAAATTCTAATCCTGTTTTCATTTATGAAAATAAAACAGTTAGCGATTTACTGCAATTAGCAAATAGTATAAATTTCCCACTTTTGTACCTTCCTGTTACAGACAAAAACAAAAAAGTGGTAGGTACACTTTCATTTAACAAATTAATTCAAAGTGAATTATGA